A window of the Calditrichia bacterium genome harbors these coding sequences:
- a CDS encoding HAMP domain-containing protein: MKWSIRSKMLLSLGSIGLMLVVQLIINRNMTENSIGQMNTARDKGFAGALLASSIQLDVVQVQQWLTDISATRAAEGFDDGFDEAEQYAKSFRKDLDKLMAIYPENRAEYVELGESFERFYENGKKMADEYIAGGPELGNIAMGEFDAFAEDLGNRIEVLVVEMNQNSDKSISTAISDAKSNEYISLLFAFAILVATLVVSFAMSGNISKRVNQLLGAAKNVADGDLTTAIEINSTDELGELAGALKQMVEKLNEVVGNVQDVGSKVQSNSQQVSASAESISTGATEQAATAEEVSSSMEEIAANIQQNADNAQQTEKIAVQTSQEAKKSVGEVLSTVKAMQQIAEKISVVEEISRQTNLLALNAAIEAARAGEHGKGFAVVAAEVRKLAERSQVAAVEIGELSASSVKIAEKAGGMLKKILPDIQRTAELVQEISIASSEQGLGVDQINTAFQQLDQVIQQNAASSEQLSSMAEELYTESDQLSQVISFFKVDRNAVMHTKFTPRNSRSAQPPVTEKKSLLPEKFKNKVAALMPPSGSAKQKSETIASEIDDMEEL, encoded by the coding sequence ATGAAATGGAGCATTCGCTCAAAAATGCTTTTAAGCCTTGGATCAATCGGATTGATGCTGGTGGTCCAATTGATTATCAACAGAAACATGACAGAAAATAGTATCGGGCAAATGAACACCGCCCGAGACAAAGGGTTTGCCGGCGCATTATTGGCATCCAGTATCCAATTGGATGTGGTTCAGGTACAGCAATGGCTAACGGATATCAGCGCAACACGCGCAGCAGAAGGTTTTGATGATGGTTTTGATGAAGCCGAGCAATATGCCAAATCGTTCCGGAAGGACCTCGACAAATTGATGGCGATTTATCCAGAAAACCGTGCTGAATATGTCGAATTAGGCGAATCGTTTGAGAGGTTCTATGAAAATGGGAAAAAAATGGCGGATGAGTATATTGCGGGTGGACCGGAGCTTGGCAATATTGCAATGGGTGAGTTCGACGCGTTTGCAGAGGATTTGGGTAATCGGATTGAAGTGCTGGTAGTGGAGATGAATCAAAATTCGGACAAATCAATCTCAACCGCGATTTCGGATGCTAAATCCAATGAATATATCAGTTTATTGTTCGCTTTTGCGATATTGGTAGCCACATTAGTGGTATCATTTGCGATGTCCGGGAATATCAGCAAACGAGTTAACCAATTGCTGGGTGCTGCCAAAAATGTAGCGGACGGCGATTTAACAACCGCTATCGAAATTAATTCCACCGATGAATTGGGAGAACTTGCCGGCGCGTTGAAACAAATGGTTGAAAAGCTGAACGAGGTTGTTGGCAATGTTCAAGATGTGGGCAGCAAAGTGCAATCCAACAGCCAGCAGGTGAGCGCTTCCGCAGAAAGTATTTCGACCGGAGCAACGGAGCAGGCTGCCACTGCCGAAGAAGTTTCTTCATCGATGGAAGAAATTGCCGCAAATATCCAGCAAAACGCAGATAATGCACAGCAAACCGAAAAAATCGCTGTGCAAACATCTCAAGAAGCCAAAAAAAGCGTTGGTGAAGTGCTTTCAACGGTAAAAGCGATGCAGCAAATTGCCGAAAAAATTTCGGTGGTTGAAGAAATTTCCCGCCAAACCAACTTGCTGGCACTCAACGCGGCAATCGAAGCGGCGCGTGCCGGTGAACATGGAAAAGGTTTTGCGGTTGTTGCTGCAGAAGTTCGGAAATTAGCCGAAAGAAGCCAGGTTGCCGCTGTGGAAATCGGCGAGTTGTCCGCATCCAGTGTAAAAATTGCGGAAAAAGCCGGCGGCATGCTCAAAAAAATCCTGCCGGATATTCAGCGAACCGCAGAATTGGTGCAGGAAATCAGCATCGCGAGCAGTGAGCAGGGCTTGGGCGTCGATCAGATCAACACGGCGTTTCAACAGTTGGATCAGGTCATTCAGCAGAATGCCGCATCGTCGGAACAACTGTCGTCAATGGCGGAAGAATTATACACTGAATCGGATCAATTGAGCCAGGTTATTTCATTTTTCAAAGTTGACCGGAATGCAGTTATGCATACGAAATTTACCCCGCGAAATTCTCGATCTGCTCAACCGCCGGTTACCGAAAAGAAAAGCTTACTGCCCGAAAAATTCAAAAATAAAGTAGCTGCGTTAATGCCGCCATCCGGCTCTGCCAAACAGAAATCGGAAACCATCGCTTCCGAAATTGACGATATGGAAGAATTATAA
- the tkt gene encoding transketolase, translating into MNRLNEMTIDELCIQTIRTLSIDGVQKANSGHPGAPMGLAPLAYVLFTKIMQHNPDNPHWFNRDRFVLSNGHASMLLYSMLHLCGYDLPLDELKQFRQWGSKTPGHPEVHHTAGVETTTGPLGQGVMNSVGMAIAEAHLAATYNRDGFDIVNHFTYAICGDGDLMEGASHEAASLAGHLGLSRLVWIYDDNHISIEGSTDLAFTEDVAKRFQGYNWHVQNLGEKGNDIAAIEKALKRAQREKNRPSLILLRTHIGYGSPNMQDTSEVHGSPLGEEEVKLTKEYYGWPTDETFFIPEKAAAHFAQTKQRGKGKQRGWMRKFNAYKKAFPELAAQLNAAISGKLPDGWDEKLPQFKPSDGAMATRKASGAVINSFADRIPWFVGGSADLTPSTNTFIKSSGYFSKETPANRNIAWGVREHVMAAACNGLALHGGIRPYGATFFVFTDYARPGIRLSAIMHLPVIYVMTHDSIGLGEDGPTHQPVEHLASLRAMPNVTLIRPADANETTFAWKAALENANGPTILVLTRQGLPVFDRSELGSADGVTKGAYILAKEKGLKPAVILIASGSEVAIVMEAKKQLDDAGIDTRVVSMPSWELFRMQSAKYQKEVLPPSVKARVALEAGSPMGWRDWVGEKGTIIGIDTFGASAPYKEIYKHYGLTAENVVGKVKALVG; encoded by the coding sequence ATGAACCGACTGAATGAAATGACGATTGACGAATTGTGCATCCAGACAATCCGCACATTGTCCATCGATGGCGTTCAAAAAGCCAACTCCGGTCACCCCGGTGCACCGATGGGTCTGGCACCGCTGGCTTATGTGCTGTTTACGAAAATCATGCAGCACAATCCCGATAATCCGCATTGGTTTAACCGGGACAGATTTGTGCTGTCGAACGGTCACGCCTCGATGTTGCTGTATTCGATGTTGCACCTTTGCGGTTACGATTTACCGCTGGATGAGTTGAAACAATTTCGCCAGTGGGGCAGCAAAACACCCGGACATCCCGAAGTGCACCACACCGCCGGGGTCGAAACAACGACCGGGCCGTTAGGGCAGGGCGTGATGAATTCGGTGGGAATGGCGATTGCCGAAGCCCATTTGGCTGCCACATATAATCGCGATGGCTTTGATATCGTCAATCATTTTACCTACGCCATTTGCGGTGACGGTGATTTAATGGAAGGCGCATCTCACGAAGCGGCGTCGCTTGCGGGACATTTGGGGTTGTCGCGACTTGTCTGGATTTACGATGACAACCACATCAGCATTGAGGGCAGCACCGATTTGGCATTTACCGAAGACGTGGCGAAACGCTTTCAGGGATACAATTGGCATGTGCAAAATCTCGGCGAAAAAGGCAACGATATCGCCGCCATCGAAAAAGCGCTGAAACGCGCACAGCGGGAGAAAAACCGTCCGTCGCTGATACTTTTGCGCACACACATCGGCTACGGATCGCCAAATATGCAGGATACCAGCGAGGTTCACGGCTCGCCGTTGGGTGAAGAAGAAGTGAAATTGACCAAAGAATATTACGGCTGGCCGACCGACGAAACATTTTTCATCCCCGAAAAAGCAGCCGCACATTTTGCGCAAACCAAACAGCGCGGCAAAGGTAAACAGCGCGGCTGGATGCGCAAATTCAACGCTTACAAAAAAGCATTTCCCGAACTGGCAGCGCAATTAAATGCAGCAATCAGCGGCAAATTGCCGGATGGATGGGATGAAAAATTACCTCAATTCAAACCATCCGATGGTGCAATGGCTACCCGGAAAGCATCCGGTGCGGTGATCAATTCGTTTGCCGATCGCATTCCGTGGTTTGTCGGCGGCAGCGCAGATCTCACACCATCAACAAATACGTTCATAAAATCCAGTGGTTATTTTTCGAAAGAAACGCCTGCAAATCGCAATATTGCGTGGGGTGTGCGAGAACATGTAATGGCGGCAGCCTGCAACGGATTGGCGTTGCACGGTGGGATTCGTCCGTATGGCGCCACATTTTTTGTATTCACGGATTATGCCCGACCGGGAATCCGGCTTTCTGCGATTATGCATTTGCCGGTAATTTATGTGATGACCCACGATTCTATCGGTTTGGGCGAGGATGGACCGACCCACCAACCGGTTGAACATTTGGCATCACTGCGGGCGATGCCGAATGTGACGCTGATCCGTCCGGCGGATGCCAACGAAACAACTTTCGCATGGAAAGCTGCGCTGGAGAACGCCAACGGTCCGACAATTCTGGTGCTCACCCGACAGGGATTACCCGTTTTTGATCGCAGCGAACTCGGTTCGGCTGATGGCGTGACAAAGGGAGCATACATTCTCGCCAAAGAAAAAGGTTTAAAACCAGCCGTAATTCTCATCGCCAGCGGGTCGGAAGTAGCAATTGTAATGGAAGCCAAAAAACAGCTCGACGACGCAGGAATTGACACGCGGGTGGTAAGCATGCCCAGTTGGGAATTGTTCCGGATGCAATCGGCGAAATATCAAAAAGAAGTGTTGCCACCATCTGTGAAAGCGCGGGTTGCGCTGGAAGCAGGATCACCCATGGGCTGGCGCGATTGGGTTGGCGAAAAAGGCACTATCATCGGTATTGATACTTTTGGTGCCAGCGCACCATACAAAGAAATTTACAAACACTACGGGCTGACTGCCGAAAATGTGGTGGGAAAAGTCAAGGCTTTGGTTGGCTAA
- a CDS encoding PKD domain-containing protein: MACQIIISGISGIVPGSGQPPSKLEVTGTVTDCQKICVKVINTLNGTETSVLETENINPNGEWIILFDAANGDFTTGDFACSNVEKLVVEAFCCDEPTCGNSEAFDGLTCRADTDPCPSVNVEILSISQNCANDGKRLVSLRATVNNAPTPTIYEWDFGDGENSSSEVFSANPVDIAHEYDASDPNNLSYVAEFRIVFPQGCPPGQVTVNLPHCPSEPCPDQISTEVRDALGNTVDIDQLACLDPGNYSVKVVQPSGSNLTFSWTINGTLQQGQTGSTLDVSVSAGQSLEINVAVVAPDCPPLADSVVLSGCQRCPDRARLAVLDPLGNTIDIDTEDCIPATKYSIVLVEPDAPEMQISWSVDGVLQPGFTTTEFSYDLSEGEVVEISVAVLIDGCPVLSDAITLVACDCPDEALGITVTDTAGNTVNTVGCVNSGVYFLEATGGDLENVDLQWSAGATPLGNGTQATITFDGSAIGGCCFLRTTPPSTTVTVTAANADPNCPDRSASVTLRGCRTDTFCIDCWLLRLAIIFFATISAMAAAVWICAKVVVNPLIPQTAGWAAIAVWVAPVVLVIAILITIAILLFWWWCCRPTWCDDWMVLLWQVLISAGFIFLYFGTCPFCALKLVPIGLLLFGAGVGVFIWWIVACRPSMCKIFFEVGSLGLVQLVVSWLEFIIGACVWAWGWLIMLIWNTGLNLVGWIGTVISCRVNPNR; this comes from the coding sequence ATGGCATGTCAGATAATCATTTCCGGTATTTCCGGAATTGTTCCGGGATCCGGGCAGCCACCCTCAAAACTTGAGGTTACCGGCACTGTAACGGATTGCCAAAAAATTTGTGTGAAGGTCATCAATACACTGAATGGCACCGAAACATCGGTGTTGGAAACCGAAAATATCAATCCAAACGGTGAATGGATTATTCTGTTCGACGCCGCAAACGGCGATTTTACCACCGGAGATTTTGCCTGCAGCAACGTCGAAAAACTGGTGGTGGAAGCATTTTGCTGCGATGAACCGACATGTGGCAACAGTGAGGCGTTCGACGGGCTGACCTGCCGGGCAGATACCGACCCGTGTCCCTCCGTAAATGTTGAAATACTGTCTATTTCACAAAATTGCGCCAACGATGGCAAACGATTGGTTTCGCTTCGTGCGACGGTAAATAATGCGCCAACCCCTACCATTTATGAATGGGATTTCGGCGATGGCGAAAATTCATCGTCCGAAGTTTTTAGCGCAAACCCGGTGGATATCGCCCACGAATACGACGCGAGTGATCCAAACAATCTGAGTTATGTTGCAGAGTTCAGAATTGTGTTTCCGCAGGGCTGCCCGCCCGGGCAAGTTACGGTGAATTTGCCCCATTGTCCGTCCGAGCCGTGTCCGGATCAGATATCAACAGAAGTCCGCGATGCGCTGGGCAACACCGTTGACATCGATCAATTGGCATGTCTGGACCCGGGAAATTATTCAGTAAAAGTGGTTCAGCCGTCCGGATCAAACCTGACGTTTTCGTGGACGATTAACGGTACGTTGCAGCAAGGACAAACCGGCAGCACACTGGATGTGAGTGTTTCTGCCGGGCAATCGCTGGAAATAAATGTGGCGGTCGTCGCTCCGGATTGCCCCCCGTTGGCAGACAGCGTGGTGCTCAGCGGTTGCCAACGCTGCCCGGATCGCGCCCGTTTGGCAGTGCTCGATCCTCTTGGCAACACCATCGATATTGATACCGAAGATTGCATTCCCGCAACAAAATACTCAATTGTGCTGGTTGAACCGGATGCTCCGGAAATGCAAATTTCGTGGAGTGTTGATGGCGTTCTGCAACCCGGATTCACCACAACAGAGTTTAGCTACGATTTGTCTGAAGGCGAAGTTGTGGAAATCAGCGTGGCAGTACTGATCGACGGCTGCCCGGTTTTAAGCGACGCAATTACATTGGTTGCCTGCGACTGCCCGGACGAAGCGCTCGGCATCACCGTTACCGATACCGCGGGAAATACGGTGAATACCGTAGGCTGCGTAAATTCCGGGGTCTATTTTCTGGAAGCAACCGGCGGTGATTTGGAAAATGTGGATTTACAATGGTCTGCCGGTGCAACCCCACTCGGCAACGGCACACAGGCAACCATCACTTTCGATGGTTCTGCCATCGGCGGATGCTGCTTTTTGAGAACCACGCCGCCCAGCACCACCGTTACCGTTACGGCCGCAAACGCCGATCCCAACTGCCCGGATCGTTCGGCCAGCGTAACCCTCCGCGGTTGCCGGACAGATACATTTTGCATCGACTGCTGGCTGTTGCGATTGGCAATCATATTTTTCGCAACTATCTCGGCGATGGCAGCAGCCGTCTGGATTTGTGCAAAAGTGGTCGTCAATCCGTTGATCCCCCAAACCGCGGGCTGGGCTGCAATTGCAGTGTGGGTCGCGCCAGTTGTTCTGGTCATCGCCATTCTGATCACCATCGCCATTTTACTCTTTTGGTGGTGGTGTTGCCGCCCAACATGGTGCGATGATTGGATGGTGCTCCTCTGGCAAGTGCTCATCAGTGCAGGTTTTATATTTCTTTACTTCGGCACTTGCCCATTCTGTGCATTAAAATTGGTACCGATCGGTCTTTTGCTGTTCGGCGCGGGCGTTGGCGTATTTATCTGGTGGATTGTGGCCTGCCGTCCGTCGATGTGCAAAATATTTTTCGAAGTCGGTAGTTTGGGGTTAGTGCAACTGGTGGTCAGTTGGCTGGAATTTATCATCGGTGCATGTGTTTGGGCATGGGGCTGGCTTATAATGCTGATCTGGAATACCGGATTGAATCTGGTCGGCTGGATTGGAACGGTCATTTCCTGCCGGGTGAATCCCAACAGATGA
- a CDS encoding PKD domain-containing protein has product MKLTVYKRLLFALPVVLVLIAAAIFFTTERRVALNEVDFSNRPRVRSSFSPKNPDDAQSRTSFEFNRFKNPVTGEIPANIRQKELAFVRNLTQQQQLQNSNITYSANWELRGPKNVGGRTRALAIDLNFNGSTNRRILAGGISGGVYLSEDDGATWSLRTSLSSHASVTCIAQDPTNRSVWYYGTGEAVGNSAAGGGNFAYWGHGIFKSTDNGNSWSQLPSTINNNDPHNFDQFFDLVYNVVVSPTNSNIFAATYGAIFRSTDGGNSWTPVLGRQQSPFNFSTDVAVASNGDVYAVMGKHGAQITEYGVYRSTDNGANWTQINPSGLNADPQRMVVNTAPSDANTVYVLLQVGNGSTAAEHQLFKYNAGSNSWTNLSSTLPNFADLGKFDSQGGYDLYVKVKPDNPNTFWLGATNLYRTTNGGQSYDWVGGYHQTDFLYQNHHPDNHSMSFYPNNVNALISGHDGGLSKASNALESPQTWTSLNNGYLTSQFYATSVDPNPGGVNMLGGLQDNGSWLLESNAPNTDWVNVFSGDGAYNAIAPGGFPFYVSSQSGNVVRVTISGNQAVYSLVKPANAQNFLFITPFLLDPNDHKVMYMAEGGQVWRNSNLDGIPSGNGNPTSVNWTALTGSAVANSQVTTIAVAKTPANRLYFGATNYQSTTVLKRVDNAASNPAGTVITPGVTQGAYPSCIAVNPNNGDEIIAVFSSYGVEGLWYSSNAGASWTNIDGNLSGQSSPCRRWASIVPTSSGTVYFIATSAGVYSTTSVSGNVSWQQEGTALIGNVPTDMLVSRPADGLILAATHGRGVYSATVGSGGSPAIANVNVSQVNIELQPNQTRSRSFQLSNVGGQPLSYSISVSGLGNADKGGFRNMLSENSKIDNNSPRAFPPKKRPAQLQRVSAAGEVGQQGAFSPQTPLIDVLYLDDGNATSDDFIGTNDFVDFYWATEYNLTSGFQLEQIDFYMRTEGLFSNLVYVGVYSDLNGAALEEGLLNFNTAPSGGWFTVTLTPGIQFNAGSTFYLVVGADGLISFPAGADVDATIPNKSYYLDNTSFTWQNLNTVGGFENGAFLVRALGTISGGGNTPPNAVASVPTTGNTNQAITFDGSGSNDTDGTISQYSWNFGDGTNGSQAVTSHTYSQPNTYTWTLTVTDDDGATDQATGQITISNTTTTRLTVTPSSGSVAAGGSQTIVANYDATNQPEGTYTGQISITTNGGNISLPVTVLVSNLVGIDDDAAQPEAFELAQNYPNPFNPATTIRYKLGAASPVSLKIYDMLGREIKTLVANSQPAGSYEIVWDGTNARNQPVPSGVYLYRLKAENFSEQRKMILSK; this is encoded by the coding sequence ATGAAATTAACAGTTTATAAACGATTGCTTTTTGCGCTACCCGTTGTCCTTGTGTTGATTGCAGCGGCAATATTTTTTACAACAGAACGGCGGGTTGCTCTTAACGAAGTCGATTTTAGCAACCGGCCACGGGTGCGATCATCATTTTCGCCCAAAAATCCGGATGACGCGCAATCCCGGACAAGCTTTGAATTCAACCGTTTCAAAAACCCGGTGACCGGCGAAATTCCAGCCAACATCCGCCAAAAAGAATTAGCGTTTGTGCGTAACTTAACCCAACAGCAACAATTGCAAAACAGCAACATTACCTATTCCGCTAATTGGGAATTGCGCGGTCCGAAAAACGTTGGCGGTAGAACCCGGGCATTGGCAATCGATCTCAATTTTAACGGATCGACCAACCGGCGGATTTTGGCCGGCGGAATTTCAGGTGGCGTTTATTTATCAGAAGATGACGGTGCAACCTGGAGTTTGCGCACCAGTTTGAGTTCGCACGCGAGTGTTACCTGCATTGCGCAGGACCCCACAAATCGCAGTGTGTGGTATTACGGCACCGGCGAAGCCGTCGGGAATTCGGCTGCCGGTGGCGGCAATTTTGCTTATTGGGGGCACGGTATTTTCAAATCCACCGACAACGGCAACAGTTGGTCGCAGTTGCCCAGCACGATAAACAATAACGATCCGCACAATTTTGATCAATTTTTTGATCTGGTTTACAACGTTGTCGTTAGCCCCACAAATAGCAATATTTTTGCCGCAACGTATGGCGCCATTTTCCGCTCGACGGATGGCGGCAATAGCTGGACACCGGTTCTCGGCAGACAACAATCGCCATTTAATTTTAGCACGGACGTAGCCGTTGCCAGCAATGGCGATGTGTATGCCGTTATGGGTAAACATGGCGCGCAAATTACGGAATATGGTGTGTACCGCTCCACCGATAACGGCGCCAATTGGACGCAAATTAACCCGTCGGGATTAAATGCAGATCCGCAACGGATGGTTGTGAACACCGCACCGTCAGATGCAAATACGGTGTATGTTTTGTTGCAGGTTGGCAATGGCTCCACTGCTGCGGAGCATCAATTATTCAAATACAACGCGGGTTCGAACAGTTGGACAAACCTCAGCTCTACGCTGCCAAACTTCGCGGATCTCGGTAAATTTGATTCGCAGGGCGGTTACGATTTGTATGTTAAAGTGAAACCGGATAATCCGAACACTTTCTGGCTCGGTGCTACCAACCTGTATCGAACCACCAACGGCGGACAATCTTATGATTGGGTTGGCGGTTATCACCAAACCGATTTTCTCTATCAAAATCACCATCCGGATAACCATTCGATGTCGTTTTATCCGAACAATGTCAATGCGCTTATTTCCGGGCACGACGGTGGTTTGTCGAAAGCGAGCAATGCGCTGGAATCGCCGCAAACCTGGACATCGCTCAACAATGGCTATCTGACATCGCAGTTTTATGCGACATCTGTAGACCCGAATCCCGGTGGCGTAAACATGTTGGGCGGCTTGCAGGACAACGGCAGTTGGCTGCTGGAGTCCAACGCACCCAATACCGATTGGGTGAATGTGTTCAGCGGCGACGGTGCGTATAACGCCATTGCTCCCGGCGGTTTCCCATTTTATGTCTCCTCCCAAAGCGGGAATGTGGTTCGGGTAACGATCAGCGGTAACCAGGCCGTTTATTCGCTGGTGAAACCGGCAAATGCTCAGAATTTCCTGTTCATCACTCCGTTTTTGCTCGACCCGAACGATCACAAAGTAATGTATATGGCTGAAGGCGGGCAGGTATGGCGAAACAGCAATCTCGATGGCATTCCGTCCGGAAACGGAAACCCGACATCGGTGAACTGGACAGCGTTGACCGGCTCAGCTGTCGCCAATTCACAGGTTACGACAATCGCGGTTGCCAAAACTCCGGCAAACCGGTTGTATTTTGGCGCAACCAATTATCAATCGACAACAGTTTTAAAACGGGTAGATAACGCCGCGAGCAATCCCGCCGGAACGGTTATTACGCCCGGCGTTACCCAGGGTGCGTATCCGTCCTGCATTGCTGTGAATCCCAATAATGGCGATGAAATTATCGCAGTTTTCTCCAGCTACGGTGTTGAGGGACTGTGGTATTCGTCGAACGCGGGAGCATCGTGGACAAATATTGACGGCAATTTGAGCGGGCAAAGCTCGCCATGCAGACGCTGGGCGAGCATCGTGCCAACTTCGTCCGGAACGGTTTATTTTATCGCGACCAGCGCCGGTGTTTACTCGACGACATCCGTTTCCGGCAATGTGAGTTGGCAACAGGAAGGTACTGCCCTGATCGGCAACGTACCAACCGATATGCTGGTTTCCCGTCCTGCAGACGGTTTGATTCTTGCTGCAACGCACGGACGCGGTGTGTATTCCGCGACTGTCGGCAGTGGGGGCAGTCCGGCAATTGCCAATGTAAACGTAAGCCAGGTGAACATCGAATTGCAGCCAAACCAAACGCGTTCCAGAAGTTTTCAGTTGAGTAATGTTGGCGGTCAGCCGTTGAGTTACTCCATTTCGGTGAGCGGTTTGGGCAATGCGGATAAAGGCGGTTTTCGGAACATGCTTTCCGAAAATTCGAAAATCGATAACAATTCGCCGCGCGCTTTTCCGCCAAAAAAACGTCCGGCGCAACTGCAACGGGTTTCTGCTGCCGGGGAAGTGGGGCAGCAGGGTGCATTTTCGCCGCAAACGCCGTTGATCGATGTGCTGTATCTCGACGATGGAAATGCGACGTCCGATGATTTTATCGGGACCAACGATTTTGTCGATTTCTATTGGGCAACTGAATACAACCTGACCAGCGGCTTCCAACTAGAGCAAATCGATTTTTACATGCGCACGGAAGGGTTGTTTTCCAACCTCGTTTATGTAGGTGTTTACAGCGATTTAAACGGCGCTGCGCTCGAAGAAGGGCTCCTGAATTTCAACACTGCGCCAAGTGGCGGATGGTTTACCGTAACACTAACGCCGGGCATCCAGTTTAACGCAGGGAGCACCTTTTATTTGGTTGTTGGTGCGGATGGGCTGATCAGCTTCCCCGCCGGTGCGGATGTGGATGCAACCATACCAAACAAAAGTTACTATCTCGATAATACCAGTTTTACCTGGCAAAACCTGAATACCGTTGGCGGATTTGAAAACGGTGCCTTTTTAGTCCGGGCGCTCGGGACGATCTCCGGTGGCGGAAATACGCCGCCCAACGCAGTTGCATCTGTGCCAACAACCGGCAACACAAATCAGGCAATCACGTTTGATGGCTCCGGATCGAACGATACCGACGGGACAATCAGCCAATATTCATGGAATTTTGGGGATGGCACAAACGGCAGCCAGGCCGTTACATCGCACACCTATTCGCAGCCGAATACCTACACCTGGACGCTGACCGTCACCGATGACGATGGCGCAACCGATCAGGCAACCGGGCAAATTACCATTTCCAACACAACCACAACACGATTGACAGTTACGCCCAGTTCAGGCTCCGTTGCGGCGGGCGGCAGCCAAACTATTGTCGCGAATTACGACGCCACCAATCAGCCGGAAGGCACTTACACCGGACAAATTTCCATCACTACCAACGGCGGGAATATCTCGTTGCCTGTAACGGTTTTGGTGAGCAATCTGGTGGGTATCGATGATGATGCAGCGCAGCCGGAAGCGTTCGAATTGGCGCAAAACTATCCCAACCCGTTTAATCCGGCTACGACTATTCGTTACAAACTTGGTGCGGCATCGCCGGTATCGTTAAAAATTTACGATATGCTCGGTCGGGAGATCAAAACATTGGTTGCAAACTCGCAGCCGGCCGGCAGCTACGAAATTGTTTGGGACGGCACAAATGCCCGAAACCAGCCGGTGCCTAGTGGCGTTTATTTGTATCGACTGAAAGCTGAAAATTTTTCTGAACAACGGAAGATGATTTTGTCAAAATAA
- a CDS encoding FAD-dependent oxidoreductase: MQVEQFQAIIIGSGQGGGPLATDLAEAGWKTALIEKGNPGGTCVNRGCTPTKTVAASARVAHLVSRAGEFGVRTGPVVIDLPAILNRKDDVVELFRKSVKKSFKNVENLTFISGEARFTGETRGKMKVVIDAKTDCILGCAILAPEGGEVMSALQMAMMGELPYTEIRDGVFAHPTMTESLNNLFETV; the protein is encoded by the coding sequence ATGCAAGTTGAACAATTTCAAGCAATTATCATCGGCTCGGGGCAGGGTGGGGGACCGCTAGCAACGGATTTGGCAGAAGCCGGATGGAAAACCGCCCTCATTGAAAAAGGAAATCCCGGCGGAACCTGCGTCAATCGCGGATGCACGCCCACCAAAACCGTTGCCGCCAGCGCACGGGTTGCTCATTTGGTCAGCCGTGCGGGCGAATTCGGTGTGCGAACCGGTCCGGTAGTTATCGATCTGCCAGCCATTCTCAATCGGAAAGATGACGTTGTCGAATTGTTTCGGAAGAGCGTTAAAAAATCGTTTAAAAATGTGGAAAATTTGACCTTTATCAGCGGCGAAGCGCGGTTTACCGGCGAAACGCGCGGCAAAATGAAAGTGGTCATTGATGCGAAAACCGACTGCATTTTGGGGTGCGCAATTCTGGCGCCGGAAGGCGGCGAGGTGATGTCTGCCCTGCAAATGGCGATGATGGGCGAACTGCCATACACCGAAATCCGTGATGGCGTTTTTGCTCACCCAACGATGACAGAATCGTTGAACAATCTGTTTGAAACGGTATAA
- a CDS encoding DUF4396 domain-containing protein — MRTLIIDILTNVHFLQFWLVMVVGSMATLILDLTTNNYRLGGLMKWVWGFTVLYSGPFGLGIYFFSGRREISHDSLWRKSFRSVAHCYSGCGAGEIVGVFIAAGIFSLSNWWIAGITFVLAYVSGFAFTIGPLMQDGEPFHQALMDALFSETASISVMEISAICVDLWLAQNATMAQPAFWASLVFSLSIGLFAAYPVNVLLIHFGVKEGMHNPKHMAHAH, encoded by the coding sequence ATGCGAACCCTGATAATCGATATTTTGACAAACGTTCATTTTTTGCAATTCTGGCTGGTTATGGTTGTTGGATCGATGGCAACATTAATCCTCGATCTCACCACAAATAATTACCGATTGGGCGGATTGATGAAATGGGTTTGGGGATTTACAGTTTTGTATTCCGGTCCGTTTGGATTAGGGATTTACTTTTTTTCGGGTCGCCGGGAAATTAGTCATGATTCACTGTGGCGAAAGTCGTTTCGATCGGTTGCGCACTGCTATTCCGGCTGCGGCGCGGGTGAAATTGTTGGCGTTTTTATTGCAGCTGGTATTTTTTCGTTGAGCAATTGGTGGATCGCCGGAATTACTTTTGTTCTGGCATATGTTTCCGGATTTGCCTTCACCATCGGTCCGCTAATGCAGGATGGCGAACCCTTTCACCAGGCGTTGATGGATGCGCTTTTTAGCGAAACAGCCAGCATTTCAGTCATGGAAATTAGTGCAATTTGTGTTGATTTGTGGCTGGCGCAGAATGCAACCATGGCTCAGCCGGCATTTTGGGCATCATTGGTATTTTCATTGAGTATCGGATTGTTCGCCGCATATCCGGTGAATGTTTTGTTGATCCATTTTGGGGTAAAAGAAGGCATGCACAACCCGAAACACATGGCACACGCGCATTAA